TACATGGGGTCGCCCAGCGACAACGCGGCGTCGGCGACCCGGACCGTCACGCTGGCCGACGACACGCCGCTCTCGGGCGCGAGTGGCACCGTCTCGTCGGCCAGTTTCTACGCGCAGGACGCCGCGCCCAACGCGAGTTTCTACAACGTCATGGAGGTGCAACTTGTCGTATGGCAGATGTGATGCATCGAGACCGCGGACAGCTAATCCTCGTGACCGGTCTCGCGGTCGCGGTGACGCTGGTCGCGCTGGTCCTGCTGTTGAACACGGTCATCTACACGCAGAACCTCGCCACGCGCGGGGCGGAAGTCGAGGACGGCGGGGCCGTCTCCTTCCAGCAGGAGACCATCGCGGGCGTCGGCGACGTCGTAGACGCCGAGAACCGCGCGGAGTACGACACCCGCACGAAGGTCGAGGCGAACGTCACCGCGGGCGTCAAGCGCTACGACAGGTTGGCGTCTCGCTACAGCGCCGAGCGCTCGACGCTCGCGGTCGTCGAGACCGAGACAGTGGACCTGACGGAGGGGCGCATCCTCCGCCAGACCGACGCCTCGCGGAACTTCACGAGCGACGGCGAGTCGGCCGACTGGACGCTCGTCGAGGACGCCGGGTCGGGAGACGGGCCGGGCGTACGCGGGTTCGCGCTGACCGTCGCCCGCGACGAACTGAGCGGGACGGCGGGGTCGGCGTTCGCGGTCCGCGCAGTGGGGAGTTCCGACGAGTGGCAGGCCCGCATCTACGACGACGGCGGGGCCATCACCGTCGCGGTGAAAAACGGGAGCGAGGCGTCGGCCACCGCGGTCTGCTCGGTGATGGTCTCGGAGGCGACCATTGACCTCACGTCGGGCACCGTCGGCGGCCAACGATGTCCGGCGTTAGTCTGGGCGAACGGCGTCGCCGCGCCCTACGACGTGGCGTTCGAGAATGCCGACGACGCGACTGGAACGTACGGAGTGACCGTTAACACGTCTGCGGCCGGGACCGACGTGCGGACGGGGAACGTCGCGGGACCGGGGACCTCGTCGTCGCCGCGGTCGGCACCCGCAGTGTACGCCGCCCGGTTCGAGATACACTTCGAGACGCCGACGCTCACGTATCACACCACCGTCCGGTCAGCGCCGGGTGAGCCGCGATGACGGGACGCGGAAGACGCCGCGATTCCTCCGGATTCGGTGGCGACACGCGGAGCGTCTCGGTTACGGTCAACTACGCACTCAACCTCGTGGTGGCGACGATGCTCATCGGCGGGGTGTTGACCGCGACCGGCGGGATGGTTCAGGACCGCCGGGAGTCGGCCGCCCGGACCGAACTGTCGGTCCTCGGCGAGCGAATCGCGGGCGACCTGATGGCCGCCGACAGGTTGGCTCAAACCGGGAGCGCCGGACCGGAAACTGACCCCACAGTCTCGATTTCGACGGCGGTCCCCGAGCGAGTCGCGGGCACGCGCTACGACGTGCGGGTCAACGCCACGGAGTCGAACGCCCGCCTCGTCCTCCAGTCGGACACGCCCGAGGTGACCGTCGAGGTCGGGTTCCACAACGACACCGCGGTCCGGAACGCGACGGTCCGGGGCGGCGACCTCCGAATCGTCCTGAACACGGATTCCGACCCCGACAGACTGGAGGTGCGTTCGAGATGATGGACCGCCGGGGCGTCAGCGAGACCATCGGATTCGTCTTCGTGTTCGCGCTGGTGACGGCCTCCGTCGGCGTCGTCTACACCACGGGTATCGGCGGACTGGCCGACGCCCGCGACGACGAGCAACTGACCAACGCGGTCCGGGCGTTCGACGTGTTGGACGACAACGTCGAGGACCTGACCCGCGAGGGCGCGCCCAGTCGGGCGACCGAACTCAAACTCTCGGAGGCCACCCTCGGGTTCGGCGACCCCGTGTCCGTCGAGGTGCAGGTCAACCACACCGTCACGGACGCGAACGCGACCTACCGGGGGAGTACCCGGCCGCTGGTCTACTCCGGGACGGCGGGGAAGGCGGTGTTCTCGGCGGGCGCGACGTTCCGTGTGGACGGCGACTCGGCGGCGATGCGCAACGAACCCGACCTGCTCGTGAACGAACGTCGCTCGCTGGTTCCCCTGCTGGTGACCTACCCCCGAACCGACTCCGGAGGCGTCGGCGGTTCCTCGACGGTCCTGCTGGTCGCTCATCGACAGTCCCAACAGCTCGACGGCGAGTTCGACACCGGACCGGATTCGGCTGACGAAGCGCGGGTCAACGTCACCGTCGAGTCGCCCCGCGCCGCGGCGTGGGGTCGCTACTTTGAGGAGCAGGGGATGGTGCCCCCGCCCTCGAACCCGTCGCTCGCCGACCCCGGCGACGGCGAGGTAACCTACCAGTTCCGGACCGACCATCTGCTCGTCCCCGAGACGGTCGTGGAGTTCGAAATTCAGGCCTGAGTCGCGGCTGTCGCCGGGAGTTCGGAGGGGAGACAAAGCGAACTGACGACCGATTTTACGCGCTCGTCACGTTCACGCGACTGACGCTGACGTGGAGGTAGGTCACTCGCGGAACGTCACCGCTCACGCCGACGACCGGCTGGACGGACCGGAGCGCCCGGTCGAAGTGAATCGACCCACCCGCCTTCAAGAGGGTGTTGCCGCCGCCGACGATGCCGCCAAACAGTTCCGACTGGGTGCGGACCGTAATCGAACCGCTCTGGGTGTCGGTGCCCGGTGCGTAGATGAGACCGACGAGTTTCGCGCTGTCGTCGAGTTTCACGTCGAGTCCCGGCCCGGCGTACACCCGGAAGACCGGCGACTCGTGGGTCGCCGTGTCGCCGACTTCGCCGCCGATGACGTGGAACCTCGATCCGGTCGTGTAGAGTTTCACCATGCCGCCGTCGGGGTCCGCAACGTCGATGTTCACGTCGTTCCAGACGATGTTGTCATCCACGACCAGCGTCACGTCGCCGCCGGTGTTGTCGAACTCCACGGTCTGTGAGGAGTCGAGTGTCTCGGTGTCCACGTAGTACGCGCCGGAGGGAAGGGTGAGCGTCGATTCGGACTCGTTCCACTCGTCGGTGCTCTCGTTGATGGCTGTCACGGCGTCGTTGTCGTTGTTCGAGGCGTCGCTGTACGTCGCGTCCTTCCGGGTGACCAACTCGCCGATGGGACTGATGTCTGGTGCCGTGCCGTTGTTCGCCTGCCAACCATCGACCGACTTGCATCCGCCACCGTTGTCCTTGCAGTTGATAGTTCCACCGTAGGAGACGTTGCCGTGGACCGCGACGCCGCCGCCGAAGTCCACGGTGCCGCCGCCAGTCCGGATGTCGCCGTAGACTTCTGCACCGCCGGTCAACTCGACGCTCCCCTTCGTGACGATGGTTCCCTCGTAGGGCATCGACGGACTGCCGGAGTACGGGCCGTCAGAGGAATTGTAGCTGTCGGTGAACGACGACCCGCCAGCGCCCTGAATGGTCATCTGGTCGGGCGTCGTCCCCGCCAGCGCGTTCGTCACGTTCTGGGTCTCGGTCGGCGCGACCAGCGTGATGACGACTCGCTTGCGGGCGTGGTCGTACGTGACCTCCCCACCAGTCCGTTGCTCGAAGAACCGGCCCCACGCCTCGTAGTACGCGCTCCGGACCGTGACGGTCACTTCGCCGTTTTCGAGCGGATTTCGGAAGGCGGCGTCGCCCTGCTTGGGGAACTTCGACTCGGTGGGACCGCCGCGAGCCATCCGAATCGTCCCGTCGAGCGAGTCGGTCCCGTTCACGCTGACCAGCGGGAGCGTCAGCGTGGTCCCCCGATAGTGGAACTCCGGCGGCGAGACCATCGTACTGCCGCCGTCAGTCCGTCGCCAGACGCCGCCGCCCTGATAGGCGATGTCGGTGTCGCCGTTCTCGTAGGTTATCGCGCCGAGCGTCCGGTTCATCACGTCGTGTTCGGTCGTGCCGTCGGTCCGGTTGACGACCCGGATTCGCATCCACCCGCTCCGATTCTCGACCGAGACGCCGCCGACGCCGAGCGAGGCTCGCTGTGCGGGCGAGGACCCGATGCCGACCAGACTCGCCTTCGAGTCGAGTTGCGTCATCGCGTTCTCGGCGCTGTCTATCTCTGAGGTTCGCTTAGAGTCGTCGAGTGCCGACGACCCGAACGCGACGATGAGACCCGTGCCCATAATCGTGATTCCGAGCAGGAGGACGACGCCCAACACCTCCGACTGGCCCCGCCGGTCCGAACCCCTCTCTCCCGACCGCGTGTCCCCGAGCGATGAACGCCGCCGACCGGTCATGTCCGCCCCATCGAACCGGGGACTTATAAACTAAGCCGCCACCCCTCGAGAAAAATTCACTAGCGCATTGACGAGATCGGAAGCTCCAAATCGGCGTCGGAGGCGACCGGATTCCGGAGACGGCGAGCAGATTCCGGAGCTTCCGGACGGAGACCACTCCTTCGAAAGTCCGCCATCAGGGTTTCTCCGGGCGGTTCTGCTCACCGGAAACTCTTTGTACGCCCCACACTGAGAACCGGTAGCAACCAGAATGAGTATGTCGAGAAAGAACATCGACCTCGTAGAAATCGAATCTACCTCCGAAAACGGCGCGGCCAACTCTACCTACGTCTTCAACATCAGCCAGCACATGCTCGACGGAGAAGTGTGCACAGGTGTCGCGCTCGCACTCTCGGAAGTCGTCGAGCGCGACCCCGCACAGATGACGCCGCTGAGTTCCGTGGTAGACTGTGACGCGCTCCAGTTGTTCTTCCAGACGCGGCGCTACGGCGACCTCCGGGACGACGTTTCGGTGTCGTTCCCCTACGACGTGTACGAGGTCACTGTCCATTCGAGCGGGCGCGTTCTAGTGCGGGGGTGACTGCGGCGTCGCGGCCGAGCCGACTTCTTGACCATCGGTCTCGCGCGCGGTCAGCGATACAACTACGGTCGTTCAGTTAGTGTGCTACCGTATGGCAATTGCGTCGAGGCGACCGGATTGGCGGGTCGTCGCGCTCGTCGGCGTTCTCGTCGGCGCAGGTGTGCTACAGGTGGTCGTCGCAGCGGGTGTCGGCGACGAGGACGCCCAACTCGTCGTTATCGGGAGCGCCAGTATCGTCATGTTGCTCGCGCTCGGCGTCGTGATGTTACTCGCCCGCAGCGGAGGCGAACGCCGACGGTGACGGTCCACACATGCCCGCCGACAGTGACATCCTCGGCGTCGCGTACCTCGTCGCTCGCTCTCCGGCGGTCCGGTACGCCGCGTGGCTGGTCGCGTTCGCGGTCTGAATGGCGTGGTTCGTCGCCGTCGCGCGCGAGTGGCTTTCGCGGACCGACTTCTAACTCTGGAGATGAGTTCCGACTGTGGAGGTACTTTCGGGCGACGGACCTCCCGCTGGTCGGTCGTCGGATTTTGAATACAGCAATAGCCGCCGCTCACGAGTTTGAACAGACGGAGTAGGTCAGACAGCGGTAACCCGTGTGGAAACCACGCGGGCTGAAAGGTCGCTTCCCGACCGTGCCGTCTACGTAATGAATTCGTCCATCGGTACAAAACACCTCCGATACGCGGATGTCGGAGGCGTCGATACGGTCTGGCGGAGCGCTCCGTGCGCATCTGTCGCTCGACGCCGAGAACGACGACTCGACGGGGTCAAAGAGACGTAACTCGGCGTTGTGCTTTTGGTCCCCGGTTACGGGCGAAAAATGCGGATGGACTCGGCGGGGTGTCGGCTTCTCGCGGGATGCGCGGGTTCTCGTTCGATGCCGGGTCTCGCTTCTCGTGGTGGGGGAGTTGCTCGAAATCATGCGTCTTGGAGGAACTCGCGTCGAAGTTCCATTTTCTCGCGCTCGGTTCGCTGGTCGTAGTGCTGGTCGAGGACATCACTGCTGACGTTACACCGGTCGGTGACGATTTCCTCGGGGGTGCCGTCGCGGAGGTGCTTCGTGATCGCGCCGCGCCGGATGCCGTGGGGCGACCGCGACGAAGGACACTCGCTGGCCCGGTCGCGGTTCATGTACGGACAGTCGTCAGGGTCCTCGTTGTGCGGACAGTCGGCGACCATGCACGGCCGCGTCCACTGGTAGACCGTCCGACGAATCGGTGTCTCGGTGAGACGGCCCTGCTCGCTGGTGATAAGCGGCTCGCGGCCGTAGTCGTCGGTCACGTCGTGGCGGTTGTGGTCGATGTAGTCCTGTAGGACCTCCGCGTAGTGGTCGCCGACCGCGATGGTCCGGTTCGCCGCCTTCGCGTTCTTCAGCGGCGTCTCGTTCTCGGGCCGATGCCGGAGTTCGAGGCACGGGGCGTCCGGGTCGAAGTCGCCCACGTCGAACGCGCGCAGGCTACCCAACCGGATACCAGTGTGCCACAGTAGCGCGAGGATGACGTGGTCGCGGCTCGCGTACTCGAACTGCTCGACGTATTCGAGGATAGCTTCCGCACGGTCCTCCGACAGCTTCTCGTCTTTTGCCTCCTCCTCTGGGTCGATTTCGGGGAGCAGAACACGCTCGCGCATTCCCGACTCGACGGCATCGATGCTCGCCGCAAATTCGAGGAAGACCCGGAGCGTAGCGAGGTTACTCCGGAGGGTTGTCTTCGAGACGCCGTCGTCACGGTACCCGTCGCCCTCGCCGTTCCGTCTCCAGACGCGGTACCGGTGGAGGTCTCGCCCGGTGAGTTCGTTCAGGTTCTCGATGTGCTCCTCTTCGCAGAACGCGATGAACGCGTTCAGCCGATAGCGCTGGTTCTCCAGCGACTTCTCCGACAGTTCCGGCTCTCGATGGCTGAGGTACAGGTTCACCGCCTCCGCGGGCGGGAGCGGTTCGAGGTCGCTACTCACTGAGCATCGCCTCCTGCCCGGTCCACTCCGCAAGTGCGTCTCGCTTGTCGTCGGAAAGTCCCGCACGGAGCGCTCCCGCACCCTTCTCGCCCTTCTCCGTCAGCGAGATGCTCTCCTCTCGGAAGGGAGTGCCATCGACGTAGCCCAGCTGGTCGAACCTGTCGATAGCGTCCTTACACTCCCACTCGGCGTTCGT
This genomic stretch from Halorussus pelagicus harbors:
- a CDS encoding DUF7261 family protein, which encodes MADVMHRDRGQLILVTGLAVAVTLVALVLLLNTVIYTQNLATRGAEVEDGGAVSFQQETIAGVGDVVDAENRAEYDTRTKVEANVTAGVKRYDRLASRYSAERSTLAVVETETVDLTEGRILRQTDASRNFTSDGESADWTLVEDAGSGDGPGVRGFALTVARDELSGTAGSAFAVRAVGSSDEWQARIYDDGGAITVAVKNGSEASATAVCSVMVSEATIDLTSGTVGGQRCPALVWANGVAAPYDVAFENADDATGTYGVTVNTSAAGTDVRTGNVAGPGTSSSPRSAPAVYAARFEIHFETPTLTYHTTVRSAPGEPR
- a CDS encoding DUF7266 family protein produces the protein MTGRGRRRDSSGFGGDTRSVSVTVNYALNLVVATMLIGGVLTATGGMVQDRRESAARTELSVLGERIAGDLMAADRLAQTGSAGPETDPTVSISTAVPERVAGTRYDVRVNATESNARLVLQSDTPEVTVEVGFHNDTAVRNATVRGGDLRIVLNTDSDPDRLEVRSR
- a CDS encoding DUF7289 family protein, coding for MMDRRGVSETIGFVFVFALVTASVGVVYTTGIGGLADARDDEQLTNAVRAFDVLDDNVEDLTREGAPSRATELKLSEATLGFGDPVSVEVQVNHTVTDANATYRGSTRPLVYSGTAGKAVFSAGATFRVDGDSAAMRNEPDLLVNERRSLVPLLVTYPRTDSGGVGGSSTVLLVAHRQSQQLDGEFDTGPDSADEARVNVTVESPRAAAWGRYFEEQGMVPPPSNPSLADPGDGEVTYQFRTDHLLVPETVVEFEIQA
- a CDS encoding DUF7289 family protein, with protein sequence MTGRRRSSLGDTRSGERGSDRRGQSEVLGVVLLLGITIMGTGLIVAFGSSALDDSKRTSEIDSAENAMTQLDSKASLVGIGSSPAQRASLGVGGVSVENRSGWMRIRVVNRTDGTTEHDVMNRTLGAITYENGDTDIAYQGGGVWRRTDGGSTMVSPPEFHYRGTTLTLPLVSVNGTDSLDGTIRMARGGPTESKFPKQGDAAFRNPLENGEVTVTVRSAYYEAWGRFFEQRTGGEVTYDHARKRVVITLVAPTETQNVTNALAGTTPDQMTIQGAGGSSFTDSYNSSDGPYSGSPSMPYEGTIVTKGSVELTGGAEVYGDIRTGGGTVDFGGGVAVHGNVSYGGTINCKDNGGGCKSVDGWQANNGTAPDISPIGELVTRKDATYSDASNNDNDAVTAINESTDEWNESESTLTLPSGAYYVDTETLDSSQTVEFDNTGGDVTLVVDDNIVWNDVNIDVADPDGGMVKLYTTGSRFHVIGGEVGDTATHESPVFRVYAGPGLDVKLDDSAKLVGLIYAPGTDTQSGSITVRTQSELFGGIVGGGNTLLKAGGSIHFDRALRSVQPVVGVSGDVPRVTYLHVSVSRVNVTSA
- a CDS encoding HalOD1 output domain-containing protein; its protein translation is MSRKNIDLVEIESTSENGAANSTYVFNISQHMLDGEVCTGVALALSEVVERDPAQMTPLSSVVDCDALQLFFQTRRYGDLRDDVSVSFPYDVYEVTVHSSGRVLVRG
- a CDS encoding tyrosine-type recombinase/integrase, coding for MSSDLEPLPPAEAVNLYLSHREPELSEKSLENQRYRLNAFIAFCEEEHIENLNELTGRDLHRYRVWRRNGEGDGYRDDGVSKTTLRSNLATLRVFLEFAASIDAVESGMRERVLLPEIDPEEEAKDEKLSEDRAEAILEYVEQFEYASRDHVILALLWHTGIRLGSLRAFDVGDFDPDAPCLELRHRPENETPLKNAKAANRTIAVGDHYAEVLQDYIDHNRHDVTDDYGREPLITSEQGRLTETPIRRTVYQWTRPCMVADCPHNEDPDDCPYMNRDRASECPSSRSPHGIRRGAITKHLRDGTPEEIVTDRCNVSSDVLDQHYDQRTEREKMELRREFLQDA